From a region of the Pseudanabaena sp. BC1403 genome:
- a CDS encoding AI-2E family transporter: MLNGKNFLSKYLKRIAIIAIAIYLAFRLQQTLQLLLTSVFLAGAITPIVEQLASLRIRVNRWKIGLNRVWAVVILYLFLLIVIILAITPAPQIILELGQFFIKLPNLLEQIQLPKGGMFNFSQDQLSRILQTQPLIDQAQNFGKDIVGQTFVFTLQIVNAIGVGILSMLIAAYMVIHSDSLVRRCLRPFSSEIRQQVEILIPPITRCLGAYVVGRVGTSSLLGFCTYLTLSIFGIPYSGALGLLVAISNLIPYIGALIALGAIFIAAWGVDFNKGAIAIFICFALQQIEAFILQPWLVAPYLNLDAFELLLSIIVGAELFGVVGAIIAPPIAGTSRILFKHFTASPMDDDPDHKQ, encoded by the coding sequence GTGTTAAATGGCAAAAACTTTCTCAGCAAATATCTAAAGCGCATAGCTATCATTGCTATAGCAATTTATCTCGCCTTTAGGTTGCAACAGACTTTGCAATTATTGCTGACTAGTGTGTTTTTAGCAGGAGCGATCACACCAATAGTTGAGCAACTCGCTAGTCTTCGCATTAGGGTTAATCGCTGGAAAATTGGCTTAAATCGAGTATGGGCTGTGGTGATCCTCTACCTGTTTTTATTGATAGTTATCATTTTAGCAATCACTCCAGCCCCTCAGATTATTCTGGAACTTGGACAATTTTTTATTAAACTGCCAAATTTGTTAGAGCAGATTCAATTGCCCAAAGGGGGAATGTTTAATTTTAGTCAAGACCAACTCAGTCGCATTTTGCAAACGCAGCCATTGATCGACCAAGCTCAAAATTTTGGCAAAGATATCGTTGGGCAGACTTTTGTATTTACTTTGCAAATTGTGAATGCGATCGGGGTTGGCATTTTGAGCATGTTGATTGCTGCTTATATGGTGATTCATTCTGATAGTTTGGTGCGTAGGTGTTTACGTCCTTTTTCTAGTGAGATTCGCCAACAGGTAGAAATTTTAATCCCGCCGATTACCAGATGTCTCGGAGCCTATGTGGTGGGGAGGGTTGGCACTTCTAGTTTGCTCGGCTTCTGCACATATTTGACGCTCTCTATTTTTGGGATTCCCTACTCAGGAGCATTGGGGCTATTGGTCGCGATCTCCAATCTCATTCCTTATATCGGTGCACTGATAGCTCTAGGCGCAATTTTTATCGCGGCATGGGGCGTTGATTTTAATAAAGGTGCGATCGCTATATTTATTTGCTTTGCACTTCAACAGATCGAAGCTTTTATCCTTCAGCCTTGGCTAGTTGCACCTTATTTAAATCTTGATGCTTTTGAGCTTTTGCTGTCAATAATAGTTGGGGCGGAGCTTTTTGGCGTAGTTGGTGCAATCATCGCCCCGCCGATCGCAGGGACAAGCAGAATTCTTTTCAAGCATTTTACTGCTAGTCCTATGGACGATGATCCTGATCATAAACAATAA
- the pip gene encoding prolyl aminopeptidase, with product MRELYPAIEPYRQGLLKVSNLHTIYFEESGNPQGKPVVILHGGPGGGSQSLYRQYFNPDLWRIVQFDQRGCGKSTPHAELTENTTWHLVEDIETLRKYLNINDWVVSGGSWGSALALAYSQAHPEYCQALILRGIFMLRRKELAWFYQEGAGYLFPEAWEQYVELIPTDERHDMIAAYYRRLISDDQHLRSQAARTWSIWEASTSKLIPDLELITRFGSAEFADAFARLECHYFVNQGFFMSEMQLLENVDRIRHIPTTIVQGRYDVVCPMFTAWELHQAFPEAEFIVVPDAGHSMTELGIRSALINASDRLGK from the coding sequence ATGCGCGAACTATATCCAGCAATCGAGCCATATAGACAGGGACTACTTAAGGTATCAAATTTACATACCATTTATTTTGAAGAGTCGGGAAATCCTCAAGGTAAGCCTGTAGTAATTTTGCACGGAGGACCAGGGGGAGGAAGTCAGTCACTCTATCGTCAATATTTTAATCCTGACTTATGGCGGATTGTCCAATTTGATCAGCGTGGCTGTGGCAAAAGTACACCTCATGCTGAACTCACAGAGAACACCACATGGCATCTAGTCGAAGATATTGAAACTTTACGTAAATATCTCAATATCAATGACTGGGTTGTATCTGGTGGCAGTTGGGGCAGTGCCCTCGCTCTTGCTTATAGTCAAGCCCATCCTGAATATTGCCAAGCCTTAATTTTGCGGGGCATTTTTATGCTGCGTCGTAAAGAACTAGCATGGTTTTATCAAGAGGGCGCAGGTTATCTTTTCCCTGAAGCTTGGGAACAATACGTTGAACTAATTCCTACAGATGAACGTCACGATATGATCGCCGCTTACTATCGCCGACTCATTAGTGATGATCAGCATTTGCGATCGCAGGCAGCTCGCACTTGGTCAATTTGGGAAGCCAGCACTAGTAAGCTCATCCCTGACCTAGAATTAATCACTCGCTTTGGGTCAGCAGAATTTGCTGATGCCTTTGCAAGACTTGAATGCCATTACTTTGTTAACCAAGGATTTTTTATGTCAGAAATGCAGCTTCTCGAAAATGTTGATCGCATTCGGCATATTCCCACAACTATTGTCCAAGGTCGTTATGATGTGGTCTGTCCGATGTTTACGGCTTGGGAACTGCATCAAGCTTTCCCAGAAGCTGAGTTTATTGTCGTACCTGATGCTGGGCACTCCATGACTGAGCTTGGTATTCGGAGCGCGTTAATTAATGCAAGCGATCGCCTTGGCAAATAA
- a CDS encoding MFS transporter produces MGSIFYWSFIGHIGAMQSLTTFSNLDTRLRKNLAAIFWAGLFFWSSMASQLPTLPLYIRSLTQSFDQIGIIMGSFAIGLLVCRSYLGKLSDRKGRRYTMRIGLIVAAIVPLCYALLPSIPLLILFRAIHGISIAAFAVSYSALVSDLAPIEQRGEIIGYMSLVNPLGLAFGPAIGGLMQEAWGYQPLFVTASLLAFAGLMLTTQIEDEGYERDRQITSATIVKPKFWQTFLNSRVRTPSTVLLLVGLSFGTLSAFMPILMQQKHIALNAGLFYMAAALSGFIIRFPVGRLSDEWGRGLFISIGIFFYGLSMAIIYFASHDYEFLLSGIAEGIGSGIVIPAIVALLADRTIPQERGYVFGMTWIGFDVGIAVAGPIMGKLIGFVGIVNIFAIATGLCFVGLVVFATQSNKTVYESFRFAIGKSSDLHAVKPLAIRV; encoded by the coding sequence TTGGGTTCAATATTTTATTGGTCATTCATTGGTCATATTGGAGCCATGCAGTCCTTAACTACCTTCTCAAACCTTGATACTCGCCTTCGCAAAAATCTGGCTGCGATTTTTTGGGCTGGTCTATTTTTCTGGTCGAGCATGGCATCACAGTTGCCGACTTTACCTCTCTATATCCGCAGCTTGACACAGTCTTTCGATCAAATCGGGATCATCATGGGATCTTTTGCGATTGGCTTGCTCGTGTGTCGTTCCTATCTTGGCAAGCTTTCCGATCGCAAAGGTAGACGCTACACAATGAGAATTGGCTTGATCGTAGCGGCTATAGTTCCTTTATGCTATGCCCTATTACCTTCTATCCCTTTATTAATATTATTTCGCGCTATTCATGGCATTAGTATCGCAGCGTTTGCGGTGAGCTATAGCGCTCTGGTCTCAGATCTTGCGCCAATTGAGCAACGCGGCGAAATAATTGGCTATATGAGTTTAGTAAATCCTTTGGGTTTGGCGTTTGGCCCTGCGATCGGTGGCTTGATGCAAGAGGCTTGGGGATACCAGCCTCTATTTGTCACTGCATCTTTGCTTGCCTTTGCGGGATTGATGTTGACAACTCAAATTGAAGACGAAGGCTATGAGCGCGATCGCCAAATCACCTCAGCCACTATAGTAAAGCCAAAATTTTGGCAGACTTTCCTTAATTCTAGAGTGAGAACTCCATCTACAGTTTTGTTGCTAGTTGGTTTATCTTTTGGGACGCTTAGTGCATTTATGCCAATTCTGATGCAGCAAAAGCATATTGCTCTGAACGCAGGTTTATTCTATATGGCAGCCGCTCTGTCTGGATTTATCATTCGCTTCCCTGTTGGAAGACTCAGTGATGAGTGGGGGCGAGGTTTATTCATTTCGATTGGCATCTTCTTTTACGGATTATCGATGGCAATCATCTATTTTGCTAGCCATGATTATGAGTTTTTACTATCGGGAATTGCTGAAGGAATAGGTTCAGGTATTGTGATTCCTGCAATCGTGGCTTTACTTGCCGATCGCACGATTCCACAAGAACGAGGCTATGTATTTGGGATGACTTGGATCGGCTTTGATGTGGGGATCGCTGTTGCTGGGCCAATTATGGGCAAGTTGATTGGTTTTGTAGGAATCGTCAATATCTTTGCGATCGCTACAGGGCTTTGTTTTGTTGGACTGGTTGTTTTTGCTACGCAGTCTAACAAAACTGTATATGAGTCGTTTAGATTTGCGATCGGTAAGTCAAGCGATCTCCATGCTGTTAAACCCTTAGCAATTCGTGTTTAA
- a CDS encoding NupC/NupG family nucleoside CNT transporter, with protein sequence MTYLNFVSFFGIFGLCFVAWIFSEDRRVIPWRVIIWGIGLQLVLGYLVFQQPQTREGLRWFSELLDGIFASADTGARFVFGRLLVPPTGQEPYVLLPLRPDGTCPPGQVLLDDLTSVANAAANYCTTNRLSYVFAFRALPAVVFFSGFMALLENLGLIQKIVDVFAKLFFWTMRLSGAEALSGAANIFVGIEAAIVVKPYLAKMTRSELCAILACCFGTAASSTLAIYVSFLRPVFPNILGHLVSASIIAIPACFVLSKILVPETGVPLTMGGIPKEDKSQKPEEDDELENAGGETMKRMSPMDATIIGALDGLKMAASIAAILILIVGLVDLVNQIFGWLATISDIFKVVNLPNIQGALFYPLTLMTGVSLDDSWTASVIIGRRLLETAIPPYQALAQASKDGLISDRTVIIVSYALSGFAHLASVGIFVGGTIALIPSRRRDISDLGWKALFVGTLATLMISCIAGVFDDGSPSILGEKKKAQPVQVKPSATTSPSASPSALPSASPSISPSASPNNISPLPTASPKASPSLPTSR encoded by the coding sequence ATGACCTACCTAAATTTTGTTTCTTTCTTTGGCATTTTTGGCTTGTGCTTTGTCGCTTGGATCTTCTCTGAAGATCGCCGAGTCATCCCTTGGCGAGTCATTATCTGGGGTATTGGCTTACAACTAGTGCTGGGCTATCTAGTTTTTCAGCAGCCGCAAACTAGAGAGGGTTTACGATGGTTTAGTGAATTATTGGATGGTATCTTTGCCTCGGCAGATACTGGCGCTAGATTCGTATTTGGACGTTTGCTTGTGCCACCAACTGGACAAGAACCTTATGTGTTGTTGCCGTTACGTCCTGATGGCACTTGCCCCCCAGGACAGGTTCTATTGGATGATTTGACGAGTGTTGCGAATGCCGCAGCTAATTATTGCACGACGAATCGCTTGTCCTATGTGTTTGCGTTTCGAGCTTTGCCTGCCGTAGTGTTTTTCTCAGGATTTATGGCGTTGCTAGAAAATCTAGGTCTTATCCAGAAGATTGTGGATGTGTTTGCCAAATTGTTCTTCTGGACAATGCGTTTGAGTGGTGCTGAGGCTCTGAGCGGTGCGGCAAATATTTTTGTGGGTATTGAAGCTGCGATCGTAGTTAAGCCGTATTTAGCAAAAATGACTCGCAGTGAGCTATGTGCAATTTTGGCTTGTTGCTTTGGGACGGCGGCTTCTTCGACATTGGCAATTTATGTTAGCTTTTTGCGCCCCGTTTTCCCCAATATCTTAGGTCACTTGGTGTCAGCCTCAATTATTGCTATCCCCGCTTGTTTTGTGCTATCGAAAATCCTTGTACCTGAGACAGGTGTGCCCCTTACGATGGGCGGGATTCCTAAGGAAGATAAGTCTCAGAAACCTGAAGAGGATGATGAACTCGAAAATGCGGGTGGTGAGACGATGAAACGGATGAGTCCGATGGATGCCACGATTATTGGCGCTTTAGATGGTCTGAAAATGGCTGCCTCGATCGCTGCGATTTTAATTTTAATCGTAGGTTTAGTCGATCTCGTTAATCAAATTTTTGGCTGGTTGGCAACTATCAGCGACATTTTCAAGGTGGTTAACCTACCAAATATTCAAGGAGCCTTATTTTATCCTTTGACTTTAATGACAGGGGTATCGCTGGATGATTCTTGGACAGCTTCGGTGATTATTGGTCGGCGCTTGCTAGAAACAGCAATCCCACCCTATCAGGCTCTGGCTCAAGCATCTAAGGATGGGTTAATTAGCGATCGCACAGTTATCATCGTCAGCTATGCCTTATCTGGCTTCGCGCATTTAGCCTCTGTAGGAATCTTTGTGGGTGGCACGATCGCTTTGATCCCGTCGCGCCGTCGTGATATTTCTGACCTAGGGTGGAAAGCTCTGTTTGTTGGAACTTTGGCAACCCTAATGATCTCTTGCATTGCGGGTGTATTTGATGATGGTAGTCCTAGCATTTTAGGGGAAAAGAAAAAAGCTCAACCAGTGCAAGTGAAGCCATCAGCTACGACTTCACCTAGTGCTTCGCCTAGCGCTTTACCTAGTGCTTCGCCTAGTATTTCGCCTAGTGCTTCGCCAAATAATATTAGTCCTCTTCCCACTGCATCACCTAAAGCATCACCTTCTCTACCTACATCTCGTTAA
- a CDS encoding NmrA family NAD(P)-binding protein: MSLLIVGATGTLGRQITRHALDRGLKVKCFVRYPKKANFLREWGADLVAGNLNNVQSLDDALEGVTEVIDAATTRATGSMRIKDVDWLGKVSLIQAAERAKVERFVFFSILNAEKYPNVPLMDIKYCTEKFLASTDLNYTILKPCGFFQNLIGEYAIPILENQTIWIGGESSPIAYMNTQDIAKFAVRALTVKETERQSFAIAGPKAWQPSEIIKLCERMSGRTRKTANMPIGLLRFARKVALGFEFGWSFAERMTYAEVLASGIPLDADMKETYKIFGLEEEDMTTLESYMQDYFSRILKKLKELDYKEPKIKAPF; the protein is encoded by the coding sequence ATGAGCTTACTGATCGTTGGTGCGACAGGTACATTAGGTCGTCAAATCACCCGTCACGCACTGGATCGGGGGCTGAAAGTTAAATGTTTTGTTCGTTATCCTAAAAAAGCAAACTTCCTCAGAGAATGGGGCGCAGATCTAGTAGCTGGTAACCTAAACAATGTTCAAAGTCTAGATGATGCGCTTGAAGGGGTCACCGAAGTTATCGACGCAGCAACAACTCGTGCTACGGGATCAATGCGAATTAAAGATGTCGATTGGCTTGGTAAAGTTTCATTGATCCAAGCTGCCGAACGTGCGAAAGTTGAACGCTTCGTCTTTTTCTCAATTCTTAATGCCGAAAAATATCCAAATGTCCCACTGATGGACATTAAATATTGCACCGAAAAATTTCTTGCATCCACGGATCTCAACTACACAATTCTCAAGCCCTGTGGATTTTTCCAAAATTTGATTGGTGAATATGCGATCCCCATTCTAGAGAATCAAACAATTTGGATCGGTGGCGAATCTTCACCGATCGCTTATATGAACACTCAAGACATCGCTAAGTTTGCCGTTCGCGCTTTAACTGTCAAAGAAACTGAGCGTCAATCCTTTGCGATCGCAGGGCCTAAAGCATGGCAGCCCAGCGAAATTATCAAGCTTTGCGAAAGAATGTCTGGACGCACTAGAAAAACTGCCAATATGCCCATCGGATTGCTCCGCTTTGCACGTAAAGTCGCTCTTGGTTTTGAATTTGGCTGGAGCTTTGCCGAGCGAATGACCTACGCTGAAGTCCTCGCCAGTGGTATTCCTCTGGATGCAGATATGAAGGAAACTTACAAAATCTTCGGTTTGGAAGAGGAAGATATGACAACTCTAGAATCCTATATGCAAGATTACTTTAGCCGCATCCTTAAGAAGTTGAAAGAATTAGATTACAAAGAGCCCAAAATTAAAGCTCCTTTTTAG
- a CDS encoding ABC transporter permease, whose translation MNYGYEAIAIGRRILLELFRTYRTLLLWVIFPISMLLLNGFVLAEGSKITTVESFKLSAPATLIGSALFFSCLGGTMSTIVSERESLTIKRLLISPINGISYFLGIFLAYAAIGIGQTLIIYTVAAFWEVRFSGSIALGIFVILASIGSYVGIGFVLATKFARKVEDVNSLVAGVGVPLLILGGAFFPTTFLSKDLLLITQFNPVYHMSEAFTALSTDSKTLSNPDMVIHLRFLVGFFVVAIAAGWLAYKRMLKTESHL comes from the coding sequence ATGAACTATGGGTATGAAGCGATCGCAATCGGGCGACGTATTTTATTAGAACTATTTCGCACATATCGGACTTTGCTCTTGTGGGTGATTTTTCCCATTTCGATGCTGTTACTGAACGGCTTTGTCTTGGCAGAAGGTTCAAAAATTACGACCGTTGAATCCTTTAAACTATCTGCCCCCGCAACATTAATCGGTTCAGCTTTATTTTTTAGTTGTCTTGGTGGCACAATGTCCACAATTGTCTCAGAGCGAGAAAGCCTGACAATTAAGCGTTTATTAATTTCACCGATCAATGGAATTTCATACTTTCTTGGTATTTTCTTAGCCTACGCAGCGATCGGTATTGGACAGACCTTAATCATTTATACAGTTGCTGCGTTTTGGGAAGTCCGCTTTAGTGGCTCGATCGCTTTGGGGATTTTTGTGATTTTGGCGAGCATTGGATCATATGTGGGCATTGGCTTTGTGCTAGCAACAAAATTTGCGCGTAAGGTCGAAGATGTCAACTCTTTGGTCGCAGGCGTGGGCGTACCGCTCTTGATTTTAGGAGGAGCATTTTTTCCAACCACATTTTTATCAAAAGATTTACTTTTGATTACTCAGTTTAATCCTGTCTATCACATGAGCGAGGCATTTACAGCCCTCTCAACTGATAGCAAAACCCTTTCAAATCCAGATATGGTAATACATCTTCGGTTTTTGGTTGGTTTTTTCGTCGTAGCGATCGCCGCAGGTTGGCTTGCCTATAAACGTATGTTAAAAACTGAAAGTCATTTATAA
- a CDS encoding DEAD/DEAH box helicase: MPSSFLTLGISEARVAKLESIGFTEPTAIQEQAIPQLLAGADVLGQAQTGTGKTAAFALPILERLDLNSDSLQALILTPTRELAIQVGQAIRSFNTKPGAKILTVYGGSDISRQMIQLERGVHVVVGTPGRVIDLMERGKLKLENLSWFVLDEADEMLNMGFIQDVERILVTTPSTKQSTFFSATMPPAVKRLVKNFLKSPVTIKVESQDSTPTRIDQQIYLVPYHLTKEEALLPILEYEAPTSAIIFVRTKDSASRLTEVLQSSGHSVDEYHGNLSQSQREALLRRFRNQQVRWVVATDIAARGLDIDGLTHVFNLDIPDDPERYVHRIGRTGRAGKKGIAITLISGKERYKLRQLEQQVGMPLPPQPLPNVAQIQERRIGRFTEQILEALTGERLASFLPLVSQLVEDYDPQAIAAAALQLAYTQLQSDKAEQAALQVLAKQPHNPEGGRGRDRDRDGGGGSYSGRPIKRGQGGNGSRSGRDGGGRDGGGYDSRRSSSGRDRAPIPAPVKY; this comes from the coding sequence ATGCCCTCATCTTTTCTTACTCTCGGTATTTCTGAAGCACGAGTTGCTAAGCTCGAATCTATTGGCTTTACAGAGCCTACTGCTATTCAAGAGCAGGCAATTCCTCAACTGCTCGCAGGAGCAGATGTACTAGGTCAAGCGCAGACTGGTACTGGCAAAACGGCAGCTTTTGCTCTGCCAATTTTGGAGCGTTTGGATCTTAATAGTGATTCATTGCAAGCGCTAATTTTAACTCCAACTCGTGAATTGGCTATTCAAGTTGGTCAGGCGATTCGTAGTTTTAACACCAAGCCAGGTGCGAAAATCCTGACTGTATATGGTGGATCTGACATCAGTCGCCAAATGATTCAATTGGAGCGAGGTGTTCATGTGGTTGTCGGTACTCCTGGTCGAGTGATCGATTTAATGGAGCGTGGCAAACTCAAACTAGAAAACCTTTCTTGGTTTGTTCTTGATGAAGCTGATGAAATGCTCAATATGGGCTTCATTCAAGATGTAGAAAGGATTTTGGTGACAACTCCTTCTACTAAGCAGAGTACTTTCTTCTCAGCTACCATGCCACCTGCGGTCAAACGCTTGGTGAAGAACTTCTTGAAATCACCTGTTACTATAAAGGTTGAGAGTCAAGACTCTACGCCTACTCGCATTGACCAACAGATTTATTTAGTTCCCTATCATCTGACTAAAGAAGAAGCTCTGTTGCCTATTCTGGAATATGAAGCGCCAACCTCAGCGATCATCTTTGTTCGTACTAAGGATTCAGCTAGTAGATTGACTGAAGTTCTGCAATCTTCTGGTCATAGTGTCGATGAATATCATGGCAACCTTTCACAATCCCAGCGTGAAGCTCTGTTACGACGCTTCCGCAATCAACAAGTTCGTTGGGTTGTTGCAACTGACATTGCTGCGCGTGGTCTAGATATTGATGGTTTGACTCACGTATTTAACCTTGATATTCCTGATGATCCTGAGCGTTATGTTCACCGTATCGGTCGGACTGGTCGTGCTGGTAAGAAGGGAATCGCGATTACTTTAATTTCTGGAAAAGAGCGCTACAAGTTGCGTCAACTGGAACAGCAAGTTGGTATGCCTCTTCCTCCTCAGCCTTTGCCTAATGTGGCTCAAATTCAAGAGCGCCGCATCGGTCGTTTCACAGAACAAATCCTAGAAGCGTTGACAGGTGAGCGTTTGGCTTCTTTCTTGCCTTTGGTATCTCAATTGGTTGAGGATTATGATCCTCAGGCGATCGCAGCTGCGGCATTGCAACTTGCCTATACCCAACTGCAATCTGATAAAGCTGAACAAGCTGCATTACAAGTGTTGGCTAAGCAACCTCATAACCCTGAAGGTGGTCGTGGTCGCGATCGTGATCGTGATGGCGGCGGCGGTTCCTACAGTGGTAGACCCATCAAACGTGGTCAAGGCGGAAATGGTTCTCGCTCTGGTCGTGATGGCGGTGGTCGTGATGGTGGCGGATATGATTCGCGCCGTTCTTCTTCTGGACGCGATCGCGCTCCTATTCCCGCTCCTGTTAAGTATTAA
- a CDS encoding DUF6825 family protein → MSKSPLDAFFIGRATAEAVIDRIEEKVTDALSALGKFDAEQREQIRTFVETILEKAEQQRGTVTTEDGDIAPDELQETIDNLRAEIAQLKSELQQHRDQ, encoded by the coding sequence ATGAGTAAATCACCTTTAGACGCTTTCTTTATTGGTAGAGCCACTGCTGAGGCTGTAATTGATCGCATTGAAGAAAAAGTAACCGATGCCCTTAGCGCCTTAGGCAAATTTGATGCCGAACAACGCGAACAAATCCGTACTTTTGTCGAGACAATTTTAGAAAAAGCCGAACAACAAAGGGGAACTGTGACAACAGAAGATGGCGATATTGCTCCCGATGAGCTACAAGAAACTATTGATAATCTTCGCGCCGAAATTGCTCAACTAAAGTCTGAACTACAGCAACATCGAGACCAATAA
- the rpsT gene encoding 30S ribosomal protein S20 produces MANIKSAKKRIQIAERNRLHNKSYKSAVKTLMKSYLEAVDAYKANPSPEALEAVNAKQSLAYSKIDRAVKRGVLHSNTGARRKSNLAGALKKVTATN; encoded by the coding sequence GTGGCAAATATCAAGTCCGCCAAGAAGCGCATTCAGATCGCTGAGCGCAACCGTCTGCATAATAAATCATATAAGTCAGCCGTCAAAACTTTAATGAAAAGCTATTTAGAAGCAGTTGATGCTTATAAGGCTAATCCTTCGCCTGAAGCTCTAGAAGCTGTTAATGCTAAACAGTCTTTGGCTTATAGCAAAATTGATCGTGCTGTCAAGCGTGGAGTTCTTCATAGCAATACTGGCGCTCGTCGGAAGTCTAATCTTGCTGGAGCCCTCAAAAAAGTTACTGCAACAAATTAG
- a CDS encoding glycosyltransferase family 4 protein, translating into MADKKQGKTNISIITQFYPPDYAATGQFIYDLAGALAQEGFEVSVFTGMPGYAFRQTNVKHEEHDNGVFVRRTGSIHLMSKRIRNKVLGSVLFIARCVVKCLSKDIRGSHLVLTSAPPFLGLIGWFYNKFFGHTYSCIIYDIYPEVAVRLKVVALDHWIVKFWEFVNRKVWDRSESLIVLSEPMKQLLIKKHQNLAGKIHVIHSWADPKFIVPITKSENWFAKLYGLTDCFVVLYSGNLGRCHDSQTILDCAQSLISRTDIKFVFIGNGVGSQIIKQAIASGQLPNALQLPYQDREVLPYSLTACDLSLVSILPHVGDTIAPSKIYGILAAAKPVAVICPQGNYLREIVNEGNCGNCFDNGDAQELADYICWLADNPHIQEKLGKNARKLLERHYTIDQAIPKYIDALGIGEQCPDSVEQNQPSFL; encoded by the coding sequence ATGGCTGACAAAAAACAGGGCAAAACCAACATAAGTATCATTACTCAATTTTATCCACCAGACTATGCAGCAACTGGTCAATTTATATATGACTTAGCAGGGGCTTTGGCGCAAGAAGGATTTGAAGTAAGTGTGTTTACTGGGATGCCAGGCTATGCGTTTAGACAGACAAATGTAAAGCACGAAGAGCATGACAACGGGGTATTTGTGCGGCGCACTGGCTCTATTCATCTGATGTCTAAACGCATTCGCAACAAAGTTCTTGGCAGTGTCTTATTTATAGCGAGATGTGTAGTTAAGTGTCTAAGCAAAGATATTCGTGGCTCACATTTAGTATTAACTTCTGCACCACCATTTTTGGGATTAATTGGATGGTTTTACAATAAATTTTTTGGTCATACCTATAGCTGCATTATTTATGACATTTATCCTGAAGTAGCAGTTCGCTTAAAAGTAGTTGCTCTCGATCATTGGATCGTCAAATTTTGGGAATTTGTAAACCGTAAGGTTTGGGATAGATCAGAATCATTGATCGTTCTCAGTGAGCCAATGAAGCAACTTTTGATTAAAAAACATCAAAATCTTGCAGGAAAGATCCACGTTATTCATAGCTGGGCTGACCCTAAATTTATTGTCCCGATCACAAAATCAGAAAATTGGTTTGCCAAGCTCTATGGGTTAACTGATTGCTTTGTTGTTCTTTATTCAGGTAATTTGGGACGCTGTCACGATAGTCAAACAATCCTCGATTGTGCCCAATCACTAATTAGCCGCACCGACATCAAATTTGTATTTATTGGTAATGGGGTAGGTTCACAGATTATTAAACAGGCGATCGCTTCAGGGCAATTACCCAATGCGCTGCAATTGCCTTACCAAGATCGAGAAGTTTTGCCATACTCCTTGACTGCCTGTGATCTCTCGTTAGTGAGTATTTTGCCTCATGTTGGCGATACGATTGCACCATCAAAAATTTATGGCATTCTAGCTGCCGCAAAACCTGTGGCAGTGATTTGCCCCCAAGGTAATTATCTGCGAGAAATTGTGAATGAAGGTAATTGCGGTAATTGTTTTGACAATGGTGATGCACAAGAATTAGCAGATTATATTTGCTGGCTAGCCGATAATCCGCACATCCAAGAAAAGCTCGGCAAAAATGCCCGCAAATTACTAGAACGTCATTACACAATTGATCAAGCTATTCCCAAATATATCGATGCTTTAGGTATAGGAGAGCAATGTCCAGATTCTGTTGAGCAAAATCAACCAAGTTTTTTATAA
- a CDS encoding YciI family protein, protein MSTELKKFVVWGSYCENVLEKRAPFRQVHLDNIKAMYESGKLLTIGPTQDLTKVFAVYVAPDIAAARQLVEADIYWQNGIWTDYEIHEWIQVY, encoded by the coding sequence TTGAGCACTGAACTTAAAAAATTTGTAGTGTGGGGCAGCTATTGCGAAAATGTGCTGGAAAAACGTGCACCTTTTCGCCAAGTCCATCTTGATAACATTAAAGCCATGTATGAATCTGGCAAATTACTAACAATTGGTCCAACTCAAGATTTGACCAAAGTATTTGCAGTTTATGTTGCACCCGATATAGCGGCGGCGAGGCAGTTGGTTGAAGCCGATATTTATTGGCAGAATGGCATTTGGACTGATTACGAAATCCATGAATGGATTCAGGTTTATTAA